A part of Miscanthus floridulus cultivar M001 chromosome 6, ASM1932011v1, whole genome shotgun sequence genomic DNA contains:
- the LOC136457256 gene encoding uncharacterized protein: MARNGTEDDIEDVPCSDADSPILAEYHVTVPALHDGPMQGTARHEQRLFDFLEATPSVQWLKKINLCSPLIKFRLPSTSVHGSLHVQFIRTINWSSVFTLCKKWLKHPMNIALLIWLLCVGAAGGMLVLLMLGLLNDAFPSKPLRNYWIEIDNQILNALFTLMSLYEHPNIIHHTVLLCRWLPEDAAKLRKVYCKNGMCRPNERAHISFVVALLHITCLCQYADCGLYWGYPSRSRSDFADNFFFILGIAAPVFAGVYTVYSPLGRGNDALSDEETNESDMVQVESPETGTVVSNPAWAGGLFDCSEDPTACYLSFLCTFCVFGWNMERLGFGNMYVHTVIFLLLCVAPFWVFNITAMKIHNYVLGDFIGSAGIVLCFFGLLYGGFWRIQMRKTFGLPRSRWCFGSASLTDYTQWLFCWPCVLAQEVRTGNLYDVKNGSFYEKFMDGDDVENGPGSVVTAELPVSNGVAEGNGINVKLTVDGEMIPPTQPVIECGETEGIDSEFVANGSIQLKS; this comes from the coding sequence ATGGCTCGGAATGGCACTGAAGATGATATAGAAGATGTGCCATGTTCAGATGCAGATTCACCAATTCTGGCTGAATATCATGTCACAGTTCCTGCTCTTCATGATGGACCAATGCAAGGTACAGCCCGTCATGAGCAACGGCTTTTTGATTTCCTGGAAGCCACTCCCTCGGTGCAGTGGCTAAAGAAGATCAATCTTTGTTCCCCGTTGATAAAATTTCGGCTTCCATCCACCAGCGTCCATGGCAGCCTTCATGTTCAGTTCATCAGAACAATCAACTGGAGTTCAGTTTTCACTTTATGCAAGAAATGGCTCAAGCATCCTATGAACATTGCTCTCCTAATATGGCTGCTCTGTGTTGGTGCCGCTGGTGGCATGTTAGTCTTACTAATGTTGGGACTGCTGAACGATGCATTCCCTTCCAAGCCCTTAAGAAACTACTGGATAGAGATTGACAATCAAATACTTAACGCCCTCTTCACCCTCATGAGCTTATACGAGCACCCAAATATCATCCACCATACTGTTCTCCTCTGCCGGTGGCTGCCAGAGGACGCTGCTAAGCTCAGGAAAGTTTACTGCAAGAATGGGATGTGCCGTCCAAATGAGCGAGCACACATATCCTTTGTGGTTGCCCTCCTCCACATCACTTGCTTATGCCAGTATGCTGATTGTGGCCTGTACTGGGGCTACCCGAGCAGATCACGCTCTGATTTTGCTGACAACTTCTTCTTCATCCTAGGCATCGCTGCACCAGTCTTTGCTGGAGTATACACAGTGTACAGTCCTCTTGGCAGAGGCAATGATGCTCTGTCTGATGAAGAAACCAATGAATCAGACATGGTTCAAGTTGAGTCACCTGAAACAGGAACTGTGGTGAGCAATCCCGCATGGGCTGGCGGGCTGTTTGACTGCAGCGAGGACCCTACTGCATGCTACCTCTCTTTCCTCTGCACGTTCTGTGTGTTCGGGTGGAACATGGAGCGGCTTGGATTTGGCAACATGTATGTGCACACAGTCATTTTCCTGCTTCTGTGTGTTGCGCCATTCTGGGTGTTCAATATCACAGCAATGAAAATCCACAACTACGTCCTTGGTGATTTCATTGGTTCTGCAGGGATTGTGCTGTGTTTCTTTGGTCTGCTGTATGGTGGTTTCTGGAGGATCCAGATGAGGAAGACATTTGGGCTGCCCAGGAGCAGGTGGTGCTTTGGATCAGCATCACTAACAGACTACACGCAGTGGTTATTCTGCTGGCCATGTGTGCTTGCACAGGAGGTGCGCACGGGGAACCTATATGATGTGAAGAACGGCAGCTTCTATGAGAAATTTATGgatggtgatgatgtggagaaTGGGCCAGGATCAGTGGTTACGGCTGAATTGCCGGTCTCTAATGGAGTAGCAGAGGGGAATGGTATCAATGTCAAACTCACGGTGGATGGTGAAATGATCCCACCCACCCAACCAGTAATAGAATGTGGGGAGACGGAAGGAATTGATTCAGAATTCGTGGCAAATGGTAGCATCCAGCTCAAAAGCTAA
- the LOC136460087 gene encoding WRKY transcription factor WRKY24-like, translated as MTTSSSGSIEAPAANSRPGSFSFASTSFTDMLGGSADAAGGASRYKAMTPPSLPLTPSSFFSNIPGGLNPADFLDSPALLSSSIFPSPTTNAFASQQFSWLATPGAEQGGKDEQRQTYPDFSFHTAPTTEEAVRTTTTFQPPIPAAPLGEEAYRSQQQQQQPWGYQQQQPAAMDAGSSQAAYGGPFQAASSDAGAMAPHVPASGGGYSHQAQQSQRPSSDDGYNWRKYGQKQVKGSENPRSYYKCTFPSCPTKKKVERSLDGQITEIVYKGTHNHAKPQNTRRNSSAAAQLLLGGDASEHSFGGTTVATPENSSASFGDDEVGLGSPRAANAGGDEFDKDEPDSKRWRKDGDGEGISMAGNRTVREPRVVVQTMSDIDILDDGYRWRKYGQKVVKGNPNPRSYYKCTTAGCPVRKHVERASHDLRAVITTYEGKHNHDVPAARGSAALYRPAPPPADNAGHYLAAQPGMAYQTGQQQYGFGGQGSFGLSGAAGSPAQSSGSFAFSSAGFDNPMGSYMSQQQQQQRQNDAMHASRAKEEPREDMSLFPQSMLYTD; from the exons ATGACCACCTCGTCGTCCGGGAGCATCGAAGCTCCGGCGGCGAACTCGAGGCCCGGGTCGTTCTCGTTCGCGAGCACGAGCTTCACGGACATGCTGGGGGGATCCGCGGACGCGGCCGGCGGGGCGTCGAGGTACAAGGCCATGACCCCGCCGTCCCTGCCCCTGACGCCGTCGTCCTTCTTCAGTAACATCCCCGGCGGCCTCAACCCCGCCGACTTCCTCGACTCGCCGGCCCTCTTGAGCTCCAGT ATCTTCCCCTCGCCGACGACGAACGCATTCGCCTCGCAGCAGTTCAGCTGGCTGGCGACGCCGGGCGCGGAGCAAGGCGGCAAGGACGAGCAGAGGCAGACGTACCCGGACTTCTCGTTCCATACAGCGCCGACGACCGAAGAGGCCGTGCGGACGACGACGACCTTCCAGCCACCGATTCCAGCGGCCCCACTG GGTGAAGAGGCGTATAGaagtcagcagcagcagcagcagccatgggGCTACCAGCAGCAGCAACCTGCAGCCATGGACGCGGGATCCAGCCAGGCTGCCTACGGCGGGCCGTTCCAGGCAGCGTCGTCGGACGCCGGCGCAATGGCGCCGCACGtgccggcgagcggcggcgggtaCAGCCACCAGGCGCAGCAGTCGCAGAGGCCGTCGTCGGACGACGGGTACAACTGGCGCAAGTACGGGCAGAAGCAGGTGAAGGGGAGCGAGAACCCGCGCAGCTACTACAAGTGCACCTTCCCGAGCTgccccaccaagaagaaggtggagCGGTCGCTGGACGGCCAGATCACCGAGATCGTGTACAAGGGCACGCACAACCACGCCAAGCCGCAGAACACGCGCAGGAACTCCAGCGCCGCCGCGCAGCTGCTGCTGGGCGGCGACGCGTCCGAGCACTCGTTCGGCGGGACGACCGTCGCCACTCCCGAGAACTCCTCGGCGTCGTTCGGGGACGACGAGGTCGGCTTGGGCTCGCCGCGGGCCGCGAACGCCGGCGGCGACGAGTTCGACAAGGACGAGCCGGATTCCAAGCGATG GAGGAAAGACGGTGACGGCGAGGGTATCTCCATGGCCGGCAACCGGACGGTGCGTGAGCCGAGGGTCGTTGTCCAGACCATGAGCGACATCGACATCCTCGATGACGGCTATCGGTGGAGGAAGTACGGGCAGAAGGTGGTGAAGGGAAATCCAAACCCCAG GAGCTACTACAAGTGCACGACGGCCGGCTGCCCGGTGCGCAAGCACGTGGAGCGTGCGTCCCACGACCTGCGCGCCGTGATCACCACTTACGAGGGGAAGCACAACCACGACGTGCCCGCCGCGCGTGGCAGCGCCGCACTCTAccggcccgcgccgccgcccgcggACAACGCCGGCCACTACCTCGCGGCGCAGCCGGGCATGGCCTACCAGACGGGGCAGCAGCAGTACGGGTTCGGCGGGCAGGGCTCTTTCGGCCTCAGCGGCGCCGCTGGCTCGCCGGCGCAGAGCAGCGGCAGCTTCGCGTTCTCCTCCGCCGGCTTCGACAACCCGATGGGCTCGTACAtgagccagcagcagcagcagcagaggcaGAACGACGCCATGCACGCGTCGAGGGCCAAGGAGGAGCCCCGAGAGGACATGTCGCTTTTCCCGCAGTCGATGCTCTACACTGACTGA
- the LOC136460088 gene encoding uncharacterized protein, giving the protein MGNSLRCCLACMVPCGALDVVRIVHLSGHVDEFSCPVAAATVLAANPNHTLTTAWSPSGAAGCGSRKLVIVSPDAELKRGRIYFLIPSATLPADRRSKKQSSSGSSKKSGGGGSKRPSQSRRHHHSAKKSAATGDTTEQDNYLRELLAEKTGGHHRRRWSGARVGVWRPQLESIVEEASD; this is encoded by the coding sequence ATGGGCAACAGCCTGCGGTGCTGCCTGGCCTGCATGGTCCCCTGCGGCGCCCTGGACGTGGTCCGCATCGTGCACCTCAGCGGGCACGTCGACGAGTTCAGCTGCCCCGTAGCTGCGGCCACCGTGCTCGCCGCGAACCCCAACCACACGCTCACCACGGCGTGGTCCCCGTCCGGCGCGGCCGGGTGCGGGTCCAGGAAGCTCGTCATCGTGTCGCCCGACGCCGAGCTCAAGCGCGGCCGCATCTACTTCCTCATCCCGTCCGCGACGCTGCCGGCCGACCGGAGGAGCAAGAAGCAGAGCAGCAGCGGCAGCTCCAagaagagcggcggcggcggcagcaagcGGCCGAGCCAGAGCCGCCGTCACCACCACAGCGCCAAGAAGAGCGCAGCAACTGGCGACACGACGGAGCAGGACAACTACCTGAGGGAGCTGCTCGCCGAGAAGACCGGCGGCCACCACCGGAGGCGGTGGAGCGGCGCCCGCGTCGGCGTGTGGAGGCCGCAGCTTGAGAGCATCGTGGAGGAGGCCTCGGACTAG